A genomic stretch from Alloyangia pacifica includes:
- a CDS encoding recombinase family protein, which yields MHRIIENPVYGGAYAYGKIRVVPRHGATVPRTGSRRKPRAEWLALKPGAHEGYISWERAEAIRARVSDNTPTSRHRRAGSTPPT from the coding sequence ATCCACCGCATCATCGAGAACCCGGTCTACGGCGGCGCCTACGCCTATGGTAAGATCCGAGTTGTGCCAAGACACGGCGCGACCGTTCCGCGAACCGGCAGCCGCCGCAAACCGCGCGCTGAATGGCTGGCGCTGAAGCCCGGCGCACACGAAGGTTATATCAGTTGGGAACGGGCAGAGGCGATCCGCGCGAGGGTCAGCGACAACACCCCCACGAGCCGGCACCGTCGTGCTGGAAGCACGCCTCCGACGTGA